Genomic DNA from Candidatus Bathyarchaeia archaeon:
AGGCTATCTTGGCTGCCATTATGTGCGGGTTGAGTTCAGGAACTGGAACTTCCACCACGGCGATCTGAGGGTTGAATAGCTTATACTCATCCTCAAGCCTCTTGGATAGGTTTTTAATTCCCACGCCTCCCCGCCCTATGACCATACTCGGCCTGACAGCATAGATCGTCAGCCTAGTTCCCAGAGGAACCTTAGTGATCTCCACACCTCCATAGCCAGCCTTAGCTAGCTCCTTCTGGAGGAACTCGTCTACTGATGCCCTCCTCCACGACTCTGAAACTATCTGCTTTATCGCCGACATTTACCTTCCTCGTGGCTTGCGAACCCGATTCAATTGATCTATGGATTATATTAATCTTATTGATCTCCTAAAAACCGTTAGGTAACCTTAATGCAAGGATAACTGTTTCATCCCCGAACACTAAACTGTCCAGCTGGAAACTTGGGGAAAAAGCGGACAAAGGAGGTTTCCACTGGACAGGCAGAGCGCCCCGCGCTAAGCCAATTTAGATGCCCGCGTATATTCTACACTTTTGCTACTGCGAGCTCTATGTGAACCAGCTCTCGAGCGTGAACAGACGACCTCCCAAAAGCTCTAGGGACAACCTTCCTTATCTTCATTCCCCTCTGGGCTGCCGCGTGAATTATCTTTAAACTCTCAATTTCGAGATCCTTCTCTCCAGCGTTAGCCTCTAAGCTCTTCAGAAGTTTCAGGAGTTCTCGAGCTGCTTTGACAGGATACCTACCCGCATACCAGCCCTGGAGTCCGCGGCGGTGGGGTACCTCCTTGTTATGGTGTTTAAAAGGTACAGGTCTCCTCTTTTCTATAACATCAGCTAGAAAAGCCTCCGCATCTTTCAACCTCATCTGCCTGATGGTGGCGCAGATCTCTCGAGCTGCCTTAGGGGAGATCTTCAAGTCTCTTCCACTAGCTATGGCAGTTTTGTTAGGGTCGAGTCCTGTAATTGAGTACCCCCAGTTAGGCATCTTTCTACACCTATGCTTGCATAGAAATGCGGTGACCATTTATTAAGGCTTCCCCGCCTGTAGCGAAGAGCGAACACACATTGCTCATAAGCCTCCTCAAGAGATAATCTCACTGTAAAGTGTTGACTTGCTAAGATTAGGTTGATAGTAGATCGAGTGCCCGGTGAAGTGGTGAAAGCATGCGGAGGCATCATCGTAAGACTAGCATATTTCCCAATTTTCCTGCCTACCCACAGCCTATTTCGACGAAGCCACAGGTCAAAAAAAGCCCTTATAGGAAAAGCTTTTGTGCGGCTCTAAAATCCTAAGATGTACAGCGGTAAGAGCTCTGATGTCATGTGGGAGTAACGTTATGTCTGAAGTTTTTTTCCAAGATTACAATAGGGCGAAAGATGTTCTTGAAGGTTTGGAGAAACTCTTCCTAAGCTCCGGTCTTGCAAGCATCATCCCTAAAGGTGGCTCTGTAGCAGTTAAGGTACACATGGGCGAGAAAGGTAACATTACTTATTTGAGACCATCATTCGCACGCAAGATAGTTGAGTTAATCAAAGAAGCAGGAGGCATACCGTTCGTCACAGACACCACCGCACTATACCCTAAAGGGCGCTTTACCGCTCGCGACTATCTAGAAACTGCCGCATTTAACGGCTTCACCGCGGAGACCATGGGAGCTCCAATAATCATAGCAGACGGGGATAAGGGATATGACGGTACACCTGTCAAAATCGAGAAGAGAGTAGATGGTTGCACCTTGAAAGATGTAAAAGTGGCTTCAGCCATACTAAAAGCAGACGCCCTAGTTGTCCTCTCACATTTTAAAGGCCATGTCTTGAGTGGGGTGGGTGGTGCCATTAAGAACTTGGCTATGGGATGCACAACGAAGGAGGGAAAGGCGGCTCAACATGCAATGAACCCACCAACCTTAGATGAAGCTAAGTGCAACGCCTGCGGAGTCTGCGTCGATGTATGCCCTTTCCAAGCCTTGACTTTAAAGGGAGGTATGCCTTCCCGCAACCTTCAGAAGTGTATGTATTGCAGCGAGTGCCTCTTCAAATGTCCTCAAAGTGCTCTTTACTGGCCTAAGGGGGCAAAGGAGAAGTTCCAAGTATATATGGCCCACGCGGCTTACGGGGTCATAACTGCCCTCAACAAGTTGAGGGTCGGATACCTTAACTTTATCCAAGATGTAACACCACAATGTGACTGCTGCACACCAGCTGGCCAACCTCTCACCTGGGATGTAGGAGTGCTGGCTTCTCTAGACCCTGTGGCGATAGACAAAGCCTCACTCGACATTGTAGATCAAGCTCCCCTCTTCCCAAGTCTACCTGCGGTAAGCCCCCCAGACCTACTTGGGAAAATTAACGGAACTAATAGTCTCATTCATATACGGACTGCCGAAAAACTAGGAGCTGGAAGTTTAGAATATAGACTGAAGGCAGTGGGCGACGAGTAGATTTTCACCTTTATTGAATAGCGGTTAGAGTATTAATTTTTAGGTTGCCAAGTCACGAGGCCTGTCATCTTGAGTAACGGAAGATTATGATTACCGTCAAGGGATTCAGCCGAAAGTAGGAGTGTAACTAGAACGTGAAATAGCGTACATGACTGTAACGATTGGTAGATCTAGAAAGAGGAAGGTTCAATATGGCGAACGTTTCCTCTGTGGCAGTGTGATTATACTACCACGCATGGTGGAGATGGCCATACAGGCACAGACAAATCATGACAATTTAATGGTTACATGCTCCCTAGTGGATTAACAGGTATAGACCAGTCATCTCCCACACAGCGCCTAGCGTTAAGAGTATAACCACTATTATGAACAGCCGACCTGCATCTTTCCATGCCTCTTTGAATGCAGCCTTTCTACTTTCGGTGTTATGCCTTCTTGGGAAGAGTATTGATAGGGCTATGTTGGTACCTGCTGCCGTCGAGAACACGTAGGCGCCAAGTTCTAATACTGCCGTGCCTACAGCCACAGCAGCGGTAGCCGGTGAAGAGTTCAACAGGCCGTAGTATAAGAGACCGACTAAGAAACTGCGGTAGAAGGCTACAAGCGAAGGGGCGACCACTCCCAGTACTGGTATCACGCCGATCAAGGTTGTAGTCAGGAAGGCGCCCCCCGCGAGATTCACGGTGAAGGTTAGTAGAATTGCGGAGGCGAGATCCCTATTCTGGAGCGCTTCAACCACCGTGGTAAATGGGGGTTGAGTTAAGACCGTATTTATTAGCTCATCTAAGATCTCATCAGATACGACGCTAATTGATGAAACCTCACCTACACTTGCTATGTAGCTGGTATAATACCCCGAGGCGAACGATGTAAAGTAGATTAGAGCAGTAATGAAGAGGAGCTTCTTCAGCCTCCTCGCAGTGAGCAACGAAGCAGACAACAACCTTGACATCTCCAACTTAGAAATCATAAAAGGTGTAGTTAAATATAACCGAACCGTTTGATGAGACTGCAATACCCCACGACTATACCACCGCCGTTATCCCATAAAATGGTTAAATATCTTACCCGTCTTATTACCCACACGGATTATGGACACACCCCCTAGGCGGTGGGCGTGAGCTGGTTAGGTCGAATATCTTTGGAGT
This window encodes:
- a CDS encoding 50S ribosomal protein L22, yielding MPNWGYSITGLDPNKTAIASGRDLKISPKAAREICATIRQMRLKDAEAFLADVIEKRRPVPFKHHNKEVPHRRGLQGWYAGRYPVKAARELLKLLKSLEANAGEKDLEIESLKIIHAAAQRGMKIRKVVPRAFGRSSVHARELVHIELAVAKV
- a CDS encoding DUF362 domain-containing protein; this encodes MSEVFFQDYNRAKDVLEGLEKLFLSSGLASIIPKGGSVAVKVHMGEKGNITYLRPSFARKIVELIKEAGGIPFVTDTTALYPKGRFTARDYLETAAFNGFTAETMGAPIIIADGDKGYDGTPVKIEKRVDGCTLKDVKVASAILKADALVVLSHFKGHVLSGVGGAIKNLAMGCTTKEGKAAQHAMNPPTLDEAKCNACGVCVDVCPFQALTLKGGMPSRNLQKCMYCSECLFKCPQSALYWPKGAKEKFQVYMAHAAYGVITALNKLRVGYLNFIQDVTPQCDCCTPAGQPLTWDVGVLASLDPVAIDKASLDIVDQAPLFPSLPAVSPPDLLGKINGTNSLIHIRTAEKLGAGSLEYRLKAVGDE
- a CDS encoding stage II sporulation protein M codes for the protein MSASLLTARRLKKLLFITALIYFTSFASGYYTSYIASVGEVSSISVVSDEILDELINTVLTQPPFTTVVEALQNRDLASAILLTFTVNLAGGAFLTTTLIGVIPVLGVVAPSLVAFYRSFLVGLLYYGLLNSSPATAAVAVGTAVLELGAYVFSTAAGTNIALSILFPRRHNTESRKAAFKEAWKDAGRLFIIVVILLTLGAVWEMTGLYLLIH